The DNA segment CGGAACGAGCGTGAGTTTCAAGAGTGGATCGACGACTACTGGGCGAAGGACATCCTCGAGCTGTTCCGACTCGGGCGCCGTCAGTCCTTCAGGCGCTTCGCGGAGCTGCTTCTCGCAAACAGCGGAGGCGTCTTTCAGGCGACGCGGTTCTCCCGCGACTGCGAGGTGAGCCGCACCACGGTGGGCAACTACCTGAGCATCCTGGAATCGACGTTTGTCGTCCATGTGCTCCGGCCCTTCAGTCGGAGCCGGGCCCAGGAAATCGTATCGGCTCCAAAGGTCTATGCGTTCGACACCGGATTCGTCTGTGCGTTTCGCGGCTGGAAGGAGCTGCGTCCGGAAGATGTTGGCGTTCTCTGGGAGCACCTCGTCCTCAACGAGCTCCATGCCCATCTCCAATCCCGATCCATCCAGTATTGGCGAAGCAAGCATGGAAACGAGGTCGACTTCGTGATCGCGCAACCCGGTTCCGAGACGATCGCCATCGAGTGCAAGCGCTCATCCGATGAGTTCGATCCGCGTGGCATCAGAGCGTTTCGCGCGCGATACCCGGGCGGCCGCAACTACGTGGTCGCGACTGACGTGGCGCGTTCCTACGACCGACACGTGGGCGAGATCGCGGTCCGATTCGTGAGCCTGGCGGATCTCGTTCACTTGATCACGGGCCGGCCTTCGTAAGCTCCTCGCCGGATCCGCCCACGGCCTACTCCGTCAGCGGCACGACTCAGGGTCAAGACCCTCGCTCGGGCCGCGCCGTCCTCACGCCACGGCGCTCCGCGCTCCGCGCGATTCCCCACCCTCTCGCGAGCCTCAGCTTGGCGAGTTTCCTGAACGCCCCACGCGCCGCCATCAGCGGCCGGCTGCTCCTCACGAGGCGCGGAAGATCGACAAGCTGCGCGTTGAACTTGGCCTTGTAGTCGCCGCCGCCCGACATGTCGTACTTGCGCAGGCCGCGCGCGGCTGCCTCACGCATCACGTGGAACCTGGCAAGCTCGTTCGGGAAACTCCTGAGGTCCTTCAAGGACGAAGCCGACCCGAAGGAGTGAAGGCACTTCTCCCCGCAGAAGTCGATCCGCGTCGCCACGCACTTGCCATCCTGGATCACGCGCGTCGCCAGCATCCGCCCGGTAGGCATCAGAAGCCGCCAGAGGACTTCGATCCGCTCCCTGGGATAGGTCGGACTCATGCGGCTCTTCGTGAAGACCTCGCGCAGTTGCTCGTAGTAGGTCTCGATGAAGGCGGGATCGGTCGTGAACTCGGCTACCAGCCCGTCGCGCTCTGCGCGGTGCACGGCCTTGCGCGCCGACTTGTTGTAGCTCGCAAGGATCGCCTCCGGATCGGCCGCGATCTCGGCGATGTAGGTCCGCCCGGGAAGCGTCTGGAATCCCGCGGCGGCGGCCTCCTCGCGCCCCACTTCGTCGTGCCGAAGCTCCGCGTGCCAGAAGCGATCGGCCGCGAGGCGGGCGGCGATCGCCCGCAATAGCGCGGCGCGATCGACATCCGCGGCCGCGACAGGGCCCATGTACGGAGTGGTCCAGCCGGGAAAGGGAGAACCGTAGATCGGCACGCCCCACTTGCGCAGGCGGAACCCGGGCAAGTAGCCGATGAGGCGCGCGCCGTCGAGGATCCTGTAGAACCACGGCTTGACCGGCTGCGTCCTGCGGATGAACTCGAGCCAGGGACTGGCGTGGTAGAAGTGCCTCAGCTCGTATCCCGCGATGGCCGCGTCCCAATCCGCGGCGCTGGGCATCTCCATCCGCTCGAGCCGGATCATGGCTCACGGCTCCCGCTCAAGCATCTCCTCGTAGGCACGCACCGCCAAGCGATCGCACCGCTCATTCTCGGGATGCCCCGCGTGCCCCTCGACCCAGCGGAAGCGGACGTTTCCCCGCTCCTGCGCGAGCCGGTGCAGCTCGCGCCAGAGATCCTCGTTCAGGACCGGCTTCTTCGCGGCCGTCCTCCATCCCCGCCTGATCCAGTCGTGGATCCACTCGGACATCCCCTGGACGACGTAGCGCGAGTCGCTCACGACCTCCACGTCCACGGGGCGGA comes from the Candidatus Eisenbacteria bacterium genome and includes:
- a CDS encoding ATP-binding protein, translated to MLGMYSRSFWINEIESMWEERSVIWLAGVRRVGKTSLCRTLQAAEYFDCERPSDRKLMEDEEAFLERVKGRRIILDEIHRLQDPSQILKIAADHYPTTRVIATGSSTLAATARFRDTLTGRKSTLWLTPMTLTDQADFGNTDLEHRLSCGGLPPFFLKASRNEREFQEWIDDYWAKDILELFRLGRRQSFRRFAELLLANSGGVFQATRFSRDCEVSRTTVGNYLSILESTFVVHVLRPFSRSRAQEIVSAPKVYAFDTGFVCAFRGWKELRPEDVGVLWEHLVLNELHAHLQSRSIQYWRSKHGNEVDFVIAQPGSETIAIECKRSSDEFDPRGIRAFRARYPGGRNYVVATDVARSYDRHVGEIAVRFVSLADLVHLITGRPS
- a CDS encoding GNAT family N-acetyltransferase, coding for MIRLERMEMPSAADWDAAIAGYELRHFYHASPWLEFIRRTQPVKPWFYRILDGARLIGYLPGFRLRKWGVPIYGSPFPGWTTPYMGPVAAADVDRAALLRAIAARLAADRFWHAELRHDEVGREEAAAAGFQTLPGRTYIAEIAADPEAILASYNKSARKAVHRAERDGLVAEFTTDPAFIETYYEQLREVFTKSRMSPTYPRERIEVLWRLLMPTGRMLATRVIQDGKCVATRIDFCGEKCLHSFGSASSLKDLRSFPNELARFHVMREAAARGLRKYDMSGGGDYKAKFNAQLVDLPRLVRSSRPLMAARGAFRKLAKLRLARGWGIARSAERRGVRTARPERGS
- the rnhA gene encoding ribonuclease HI is translated as MKKDDDRVFLYTDGACKGNPGPGGWAAVLIHPASGKRREIWGAVPSTTNNRMELTAVIEGLKLIVRPVDVEVVSDSRYVVQGMSEWIHDWIRRGWRTAAKKPVLNEDLWRELHRLAQERGNVRFRWVEGHAGHPENERCDRLAVRAYEEMLEREP